The following proteins are encoded in a genomic region of Nitrospirota bacterium:
- a CDS encoding peptidase MA family metallohydrolase, with product MYRRSILHISYPVAFLLGLFILYHAWIKPTYLLAPAPDQSTAPTGNSQDASTDPHRAGPRAPEPQQTRLIDTGGTPNTKHRERLEAIRHDIETGNVREAETKLADLPEALATDKTIRPYLAILWNNLGIQQEKTGETSLSIKSFRQAASLDGTNPIVQLNLAHVYWELRDPAMTQDFLEKLTLLAPSEPFPHLALANLFQERNQLGEAARHLDHATARAGNDPAVQSYLHTVADKIRRTEKSDTGLASRDSTHFTVKFDGEADPETWATVLEILEEAYREIGQKFEHFPSKTIIVVLHASSTFQGETGSPLWADGLFDPVLGRIQIPMQGALTNRAWLTRVLRHEFVHALLRDQQGQAGSAVPTWLNEGLAMELSGDRWSDFDQVTKQEFTPIPLLTLEGSWGRLSPDAAILAYLEAHSAVHYLIDRFGMHQVHELLTHLKARQTFSAAMQSQLSLSYEQFQARWVEQLQKQKKHR from the coding sequence ATGTACCGGCGCAGTATTCTGCACATTTCATATCCCGTGGCCTTCCTGCTCGGGCTGTTCATTCTCTATCACGCCTGGATCAAGCCAACCTATCTGCTTGCGCCAGCGCCGGATCAATCCACTGCCCCCACGGGAAACTCGCAGGATGCGTCCACGGATCCGCATCGTGCCGGCCCCAGGGCACCGGAACCTCAGCAAACTCGCCTGATCGATACCGGCGGAACTCCGAACACCAAACACCGGGAACGGCTGGAAGCGATTCGCCACGATATCGAAACAGGGAACGTCCGGGAAGCGGAAACCAAACTGGCCGATCTGCCGGAAGCCCTGGCAACAGACAAGACCATACGCCCCTACCTGGCCATCCTCTGGAACAATCTGGGCATTCAACAGGAGAAAACCGGCGAAACCTCTCTCTCAATCAAATCCTTCAGACAAGCCGCATCACTCGACGGCACGAATCCCATCGTCCAACTGAACCTGGCGCATGTCTATTGGGAACTGCGCGATCCTGCCATGACGCAGGACTTTCTGGAGAAGCTGACCCTCCTGGCTCCGAGCGAACCCTTTCCCCATCTGGCGCTGGCCAATCTCTTTCAGGAACGGAATCAGCTCGGCGAAGCGGCGCGCCACCTCGATCACGCGACAGCCCGCGCGGGCAACGACCCAGCCGTGCAATCCTATCTGCACACCGTCGCAGACAAGATCCGCCGAACAGAAAAGAGCGACACAGGGCTCGCCAGCCGCGACAGTACGCACTTCACCGTGAAATTCGACGGGGAAGCCGATCCGGAAACCTGGGCCACCGTATTGGAGATTCTTGAAGAGGCCTATCGCGAGATCGGCCAGAAGTTCGAGCACTTTCCGTCAAAGACGATCATCGTCGTGCTGCATGCATCGTCCACCTTCCAAGGTGAAACCGGCAGTCCTCTCTGGGCTGATGGGCTCTTCGATCCCGTGCTCGGCCGCATTCAGATTCCCATGCAAGGCGCCCTCACCAACCGCGCCTGGCTCACACGGGTGCTGCGGCACGAGTTCGTCCATGCCCTCCTGCGGGACCAACAGGGCCAGGCCGGCAGCGCCGTCCCGACCTGGCTCAATGAAGGTTTAGCGATGGAATTGTCCGGGGATCGCTGGTCGGATTTCGATCAGGTCACGAAACAGGAATTTACGCCGATCCCGCTGTTGACCTTAGAGGGGTCGTGGGGGCGATTGTCGCCGGATGCCGCAATCCTGGCCTACCTGGAAGCCCACTCGGCCGTGCATTATCTGATCGACCGCTTCGGCATGCATCAGGTGCACGAGCTCCTTACACACCTCAAGGCCAGACAGACGTTCTCTGCCGCCATGCAGTCGCAACTCTCACTGTCGTACGAGCAATTCCAGGCACGGTGGGTGGAGCAACTACAGAAACAAAAAAAGCACCGCTAA
- a CDS encoding DUF393 domain-containing protein yields MADLSSRAPQACLLVYDGQCRLCVTAKQGLERLGTRADAAPVQMVPYQSDEAKQALGEVYRPGRPDVAFLVRPNGEIVRGLDAFLALLPGLRGGRVLSILLRLPLAKPVGYLLYWLVARYRYQVFGTVPFARDSESHGELG; encoded by the coding sequence ATGGCAGATTTATCCAGCAGGGCGCCTCAAGCCTGTCTTCTGGTCTACGATGGCCAATGCCGCCTCTGTGTCACAGCCAAGCAGGGCCTTGAACGGCTGGGGACCCGCGCTGACGCTGCGCCGGTCCAGATGGTTCCCTATCAGAGCGACGAGGCCAAGCAGGCATTAGGGGAGGTCTATCGGCCGGGTCGTCCAGACGTGGCATTCCTGGTTCGTCCTAACGGGGAGATTGTCCGTGGGCTGGATGCCTTTCTGGCCCTCCTGCCTGGCCTCAGGGGTGGGCGAGTCCTCTCGATCCTCCTGCGCCTTCCGTTGGCCAAGCCGGTTGGCTACCTGCTCTATTGGTTGGTAGCCCGGTACCGGTATCAGGTCTTTGGGACTGTTCCGTTTGCGAGAGATTCCGAGAGCCATGGCGAACTTGGCTGA
- a CDS encoding methyltransferase, translating into MPADDRRGPVTRQIATFDDFRTAITAYRLPRVLIASLELNLFTAIGTETWTIPDLACAMKVSERGLAILCRNLAMAGLLKKKGETYRNSRLGATTLNAQHPDYRGDYLRLITSHWNDWGRLLESVKTGLPLDHDEPDDPDYRRQFTWAMHHRTLEIAPKIAAQISLRGVRTLLDLGGGPGTYAMAFLAKNPQLRATVCDRPAALEVAKEIAATHKAGARLSYQPLDLLTDAIPGSYDVIWYSNVLHIYSPQDNQAVFRRALAALNPGGRLLIQDAFLHDKDGLFPEEASLFAVSMLLFTERGNTYSAVETKAWLTDAGFERIKIVKMKKGTEDWEDGILEARSPTIRVETRARRTGPAKSSRSRSSR; encoded by the coding sequence GTGCCTGCGGACGATCGGCGTGGCCCGGTGACCAGGCAGATTGCCACGTTCGACGATTTCCGCACGGCGATTACCGCCTACCGGTTGCCGCGGGTTTTGATCGCTTCCCTTGAGCTGAACCTCTTTACTGCCATCGGCACGGAGACCTGGACGATTCCTGACCTGGCTTGTGCCATGAAGGTCAGTGAGAGGGGTCTGGCGATTCTCTGCCGGAATCTCGCGATGGCAGGCTTGCTGAAGAAAAAAGGCGAGACCTATCGAAACAGCCGGTTGGGCGCTACAACCTTGAACGCTCAGCATCCGGACTATCGGGGGGACTATCTCCGGCTGATCACGAGCCATTGGAACGATTGGGGCCGTTTGCTGGAGTCAGTGAAGACGGGACTACCGCTCGATCACGATGAGCCGGACGATCCGGACTATCGCCGGCAGTTCACCTGGGCGATGCATCACCGGACCCTGGAGATTGCTCCGAAGATTGCGGCCCAGATCAGCCTGCGTGGCGTGCGGACTTTGCTCGACCTTGGCGGCGGTCCCGGCACCTATGCGATGGCCTTCCTCGCCAAGAATCCCCAGCTCCGAGCCACGGTCTGCGACCGGCCTGCGGCCCTTGAGGTGGCGAAGGAAATTGCTGCGACTCACAAGGCTGGAGCACGCCTCTCCTATCAGCCGCTGGATTTGCTGACGGACGCCATTCCCGGCTCCTACGATGTCATCTGGTATTCGAACGTGCTCCACATTTATTCGCCTCAAGACAATCAAGCGGTGTTCCGGCGCGCCTTGGCTGCGTTGAATCCTGGAGGCAGGCTGTTGATTCAGGATGCGTTCCTGCACGATAAGGACGGGCTGTTTCCCGAAGAGGCGAGTCTCTTTGCTGTGTCGATGTTGCTGTTCACCGAGCGGGGCAATACCTATTCTGCAGTCGAGACGAAGGCCTGGTTGACGGATGCAGGGTTTGAACGGATCAAGATTGTGAAGATGAAGAAGGGGACGGAGGACTGGGAGGATGGGATCCTGGAAGCACGGTCCCCAACGATTCGTGTAGAAACGCGCGCCCGCCGAACAGGACCAGCGAAAAGTTCACGATCCCGCTCATCGCGCTGA
- a CDS encoding tetratricopeptide repeat protein produces the protein MTLRNGLSEELNRQGNEHFSRGLYTDAYTCYAKALECDRLTGDQRALAATLGNLGNICAVSGRRDSAQTYYQEVLELQKILGDEKGIGTTLGNLGNLRADAGEWDRAKAYYLEALDLMTKVHDEAGKAVLFSDLGLVARETKEYELAIKYYEQSLVLMRRLENQGGVADAWRMIGRTFLLQQRYDDAIACCQTSQSIAERSRDELRTGGARYVLAQCYEETGNLREAADLLELVVHMDRKYQLPKLEENIQRLAALRASLAGLGDAHPNRKTHV, from the coding sequence ATGACATTACGCAACGGACTTTCCGAAGAACTCAATCGCCAGGGCAACGAGCATTTTTCTCGCGGCCTCTATACCGATGCCTATACCTGTTATGCCAAGGCGCTGGAATGTGACCGGCTGACCGGGGACCAACGGGCCTTGGCCGCCACCTTGGGAAACCTGGGGAACATTTGCGCGGTCAGCGGTCGTCGGGACTCGGCCCAGACGTACTATCAAGAGGTCTTGGAGCTCCAGAAGATTCTCGGAGATGAGAAGGGGATCGGGACGACCTTAGGCAATTTGGGGAACCTCCGGGCCGATGCGGGCGAATGGGATCGCGCCAAGGCCTACTATCTCGAAGCCTTGGACCTGATGACGAAGGTGCACGATGAGGCAGGCAAGGCGGTGCTCTTTTCTGATCTGGGCCTGGTCGCTCGCGAGACCAAAGAGTACGAATTGGCGATTAAATACTATGAACAGTCGCTCGTGCTCATGAGGCGGCTAGAGAATCAGGGCGGCGTAGCCGATGCCTGGCGCATGATCGGTCGAACCTTTTTGCTCCAGCAGCGCTACGACGACGCGATCGCCTGCTGTCAAACCAGCCAGTCCATCGCCGAACGATCGCGCGACGAATTGCGAACCGGCGGTGCTCGGTATGTGCTGGCGCAATGTTACGAAGAGACCGGTAACCTGCGTGAAGCGGCGGATCTCCTCGAGCTGGTGGTGCATATGGATCGCAAGTATCAGTTGCCGAAACTTGAAGAGAATATCCAGCGGTTGGCAGCCCTGCGGGCCAGCCTTGCCGGACTGGGTGACGCCCATCCCAATCGAAAGACACACGTATGA
- a CDS encoding TlpA disulfide reductase family protein produces MKRMLSILGGLLIPVLAVHLAVAAGFFKVGEKAPSFTLTAITGETVGLDSYKGKIVVLGLFHICDPCMMQGTTLQKVSEMTKGKEVAVLGVNSSGNGKKEVGEFLASFPVKVTYPYLLDPGKVTDKLYGGGKFIPNVYVIDQQGVIRWQRVGNMDLAGAEVIVAEVEKLLAGGSNKM; encoded by the coding sequence ATGAAACGAATGCTATCGATACTTGGCGGGTTGTTGATTCCGGTCCTTGCGGTCCACCTGGCCGTTGCGGCGGGGTTCTTTAAAGTTGGCGAGAAGGCGCCTTCCTTTACGCTGACGGCTATCACGGGCGAGACGGTGGGGTTGGACAGTTACAAGGGCAAGATTGTGGTGCTCGGCCTGTTTCATATTTGCGACCCCTGCATGATGCAAGGCACGACGCTCCAGAAAGTGTCCGAGATGACGAAGGGCAAAGAGGTGGCGGTGCTCGGCGTCAATTCTTCCGGTAACGGCAAGAAGGAAGTCGGCGAGTTTCTGGCCTCCTTTCCCGTGAAGGTCACCTATCCCTATCTGCTCGATCCGGGCAAGGTCACGGATAAATTGTACGGCGGAGGGAAGTTTATTCCGAATGTCTATGTGATCGATCAGCAGGGCGTGATCCGGTGGCAGCGTGTCGGCAATATGGATTTGGCCGGTGCAGAAGTGATTGTGGCGGAAGTTGAAAAACTGTTGGCTGGTGGCAGTAATAAGATGTAG
- the purF gene encoding amidophosphoribosyltransferase, with the protein MNKRTTRELPVVSLPTSDDSGLNLITPDKFHDECAVFGIYGHKEAANLTYLGLYALQHRGQEASGIVSGDGEHFHVHKGKGLVADIYNPQSLQQLTGSMAIGHNRYSTAGGNDLSNVQPLSVNFAFGNLALAHNGNLINAQVLRHELEAYGAIFQSTSDSEVIIHLIAHSRADTLLARIIDALSQVRGAFSVVMQTDDGIIAVRDPHGFRPLCLGRMGDTYLVASETCAFDLLGAKIVREIEPGELVVLNEKGVTSYHPFAPVNPAMCIFEYVYFARPDSKIFGANAVYATRKALGRQLAKESLVEADIVVPVPDSGVPAALGYAEGAGIQFELGLIRNHYVGRTFIEPEQSIRHFGVKVKLNAVPEVLEGKRVVVVDDSLVRGTTSRKIVKMIRDAGAKEVHMRISSPPIISPCFYGIDTPTKKELIGSSHSLEEIRKYITADSLAYLSLDGMLNASPGTPEQYCNACFTEKYPIALTRAEEWQLGLFDPSL; encoded by the coding sequence ATGAATAAGCGAACCACAAGAGAACTTCCCGTCGTGTCACTTCCCACGTCTGATGATTCGGGCCTTAACCTGATTACTCCAGATAAGTTTCACGACGAATGCGCTGTCTTCGGTATTTACGGCCACAAGGAAGCGGCCAACCTCACTTATCTGGGGCTCTATGCCTTGCAGCATCGCGGACAGGAAGCCTCCGGCATCGTCTCGGGCGATGGCGAGCACTTCCACGTCCATAAGGGGAAGGGGCTGGTTGCGGACATTTACAATCCCCAATCGCTTCAGCAATTAACCGGTTCGATGGCGATCGGACATAATCGCTATTCTACGGCCGGGGGCAACGATCTGAGTAATGTCCAGCCGCTCTCGGTCAACTTCGCCTTCGGGAATCTGGCGCTTGCCCACAATGGCAACCTCATCAATGCGCAAGTGTTGCGGCATGAGCTCGAAGCCTACGGAGCCATTTTCCAATCCACGTCGGATAGCGAAGTCATCATCCATTTGATCGCCCATTCGCGCGCGGATACCTTGCTGGCCCGCATCATCGATGCCTTGAGCCAAGTGCGCGGGGCCTTTTCGGTCGTCATGCAGACGGACGATGGGATCATCGCGGTGCGAGATCCGCACGGGTTCCGGCCCCTCTGTCTCGGGCGCATGGGTGATACCTATCTCGTGGCGTCGGAAACCTGTGCCTTCGATCTGCTTGGCGCCAAAATCGTTCGTGAGATCGAGCCGGGCGAGCTGGTCGTACTGAACGAGAAGGGCGTGACGAGCTACCATCCGTTTGCGCCGGTCAATCCGGCCATGTGCATCTTTGAATATGTGTACTTCGCTCGACCTGACAGCAAGATCTTCGGCGCGAATGCGGTCTATGCCACACGCAAGGCGTTGGGTCGGCAATTGGCGAAGGAATCGTTAGTCGAAGCGGATATCGTCGTGCCGGTCCCGGACTCCGGAGTGCCTGCCGCGCTCGGCTATGCCGAGGGAGCGGGGATTCAGTTCGAACTCGGGCTGATCAGAAATCACTATGTCGGCCGCACCTTCATTGAGCCGGAGCAGTCGATCCGCCACTTCGGCGTGAAGGTGAAGCTTAATGCTGTGCCGGAGGTGCTGGAGGGGAAACGAGTCGTCGTGGTCGACGATTCGCTGGTGCGGGGCACCACGAGCCGTAAAATCGTGAAGATGATTCGCGATGCCGGGGCCAAGGAAGTGCATATGCGCATCAGTTCGCCTCCAATCATCTCTCCCTGTTTCTACGGGATCGATACGCCCACCAAGAAAGAGCTGATCGGTTCCAGCCACTCGCTTGAAGAGATTCGGAAGTACATCACGGCAGACAGCCTCGCCTACTTGAGCCTCGATGGCATGCTGAATGCCTCCCCCGGCACCCCGGAACAGTATTGCAATGCCTGCTTCACCGAGAAGTACCCCATCGCGCTGACCCGCGCAGAGGAATGGCAGCTCGGCCTCTTCGACCCATCCCTTTAG
- the purL gene encoding phosphoribosylformylglycinamidine synthase subunit PurL has protein sequence MGPVSQPITKELIAQHNLTDDEYQKIVGILGREPNVTELGMFSVMWSEHCSYKSSRVHLRKLPTTGPRVVQGPGENAGAVDIGDGLCAVFKMESHNHPSFIEPYQGAATGVGGILRDIFTMGARPIALLDALRFGGLDNAKNRHLVKGVVAGIAGYGNCMGVPTVGGEIVFNDIYSLNPLVNVFCLGIAHKDKIFLGTAAGIGNPVIYFGSKTGRDGIHGATMASDSFDDQSEQKRPTVQVGDPFTEKLLLEACLELMAGDLLVGIQDMGAAGLTSSSCEMASRAGNGMDLDLTDVPRREPGMTPYELMLSESQERMLMVAQAGKEEECIRICKKWDLDVAVVGRVTGDGILRVRDQGKVVAEIPAKSLADDGPRYERPYSPPGYQDMLTNLNYDALPDVKDANAALLSLLGSPTIASKRWVYEQYDHMVRTNTMVRPGSDAAVVRIKGTNKALAMTVDCNSRYCLLHPYEGARIAVAEAARNLVCSGAEPIGLTDCLNFGNPERPEIMWQFVLAIEGLRDACEHFKVPIVSGNVSFYNETNGLSIYPTPMLGMVGLIDSVDQTMTQWFKQEGDAIILLGKTREDLGGSEYLKVLHHREQGSPPLLSLEAEKSLHDFLLKAIRDGLVQSAHDCSDGGLAVALVESCISGPAARRGAVVGLGLDTLRRDALLFGESQSRVVLSVKPELVEQILKRAGEAGVPAMKIGAVGGDRVVIDVEKGQWSEGCRIDLPVDQLFEQWAFSIERTLNQA, from the coding sequence ATGGGACCTGTAAGCCAGCCAATAACCAAAGAACTCATCGCGCAACATAATCTGACGGACGACGAGTACCAGAAGATCGTCGGGATTTTGGGGCGGGAGCCGAATGTCACGGAACTGGGTATGTTCTCGGTGATGTGGTCGGAACATTGCTCCTATAAGAGTTCGCGCGTGCATTTGCGGAAACTGCCGACGACTGGGCCGCGGGTGGTGCAGGGGCCTGGGGAAAATGCCGGCGCCGTGGATATCGGCGATGGGCTTTGCGCGGTGTTCAAGATGGAGTCGCACAACCATCCCTCCTTCATCGAGCCCTATCAGGGGGCTGCGACGGGGGTGGGGGGGATCTTGCGAGATATCTTTACGATGGGTGCGCGGCCCATTGCCTTGCTCGATGCCCTGCGGTTTGGCGGGCTGGACAACGCGAAGAACCGGCATCTGGTCAAGGGCGTTGTGGCCGGCATTGCCGGCTATGGCAATTGCATGGGCGTGCCGACGGTCGGAGGCGAAATCGTCTTTAACGATATTTATTCGCTGAATCCTCTCGTGAATGTGTTTTGTCTCGGCATTGCGCATAAGGACAAGATCTTTCTGGGAACAGCGGCAGGCATCGGCAATCCTGTGATCTACTTTGGCTCCAAGACGGGCCGCGACGGGATTCACGGGGCGACGATGGCGTCCGATTCGTTCGACGACCAGTCGGAACAGAAGCGGCCCACCGTGCAGGTAGGCGATCCCTTTACCGAGAAGCTGTTGTTGGAAGCCTGTCTCGAACTGATGGCGGGCGATTTACTGGTCGGGATTCAGGACATGGGGGCCGCCGGCTTGACCAGTTCCTCCTGTGAAATGGCGTCGCGTGCCGGCAATGGGATGGATCTGGACCTGACCGATGTGCCGCGGCGTGAGCCGGGCATGACGCCTTATGAATTGATGTTGTCGGAATCCCAAGAACGTATGTTGATGGTGGCGCAGGCGGGCAAGGAAGAGGAATGCATCAGGATCTGCAAGAAGTGGGATCTCGATGTGGCGGTGGTGGGCCGTGTCACAGGCGATGGGATCCTCCGTGTGAGGGACCAGGGCAAGGTGGTGGCGGAGATTCCCGCGAAGTCGCTGGCCGATGACGGACCACGGTACGAGCGGCCCTATTCGCCGCCTGGCTACCAGGACATGCTGACGAATCTGAACTACGACGCCCTGCCAGATGTGAAGGATGCGAACGCGGCGCTGTTGTCACTGCTGGGGTCTCCGACGATTGCGAGTAAACGCTGGGTCTATGAACAGTACGACCATATGGTGCGGACCAACACGATGGTCCGGCCCGGCTCTGATGCCGCGGTGGTTCGGATCAAGGGAACGAACAAAGCCCTCGCCATGACGGTGGACTGCAATAGCCGCTACTGTTTGCTGCATCCCTATGAAGGGGCTCGCATTGCCGTGGCCGAGGCGGCGAGGAATCTCGTCTGTTCTGGGGCTGAGCCGATCGGGCTGACGGACTGTTTGAATTTCGGGAACCCGGAGCGGCCTGAGATCATGTGGCAGTTTGTCTTGGCGATCGAAGGGCTGAGGGATGCCTGCGAACATTTTAAGGTGCCCATTGTCAGCGGCAATGTGAGCTTCTACAACGAGACCAACGGACTGTCGATCTATCCCACGCCGATGTTGGGGATGGTGGGGCTGATCGATTCGGTCGATCAAACGATGACGCAGTGGTTCAAGCAGGAGGGGGATGCGATTATCCTCTTGGGCAAGACGAGAGAGGACCTGGGCGGCAGTGAATATCTAAAAGTGCTCCATCACCGTGAGCAGGGATCGCCGCCGCTCCTCAGCCTTGAGGCGGAGAAGTCGCTCCATGACTTCCTCTTGAAAGCAATTCGTGATGGGCTGGTGCAATCAGCCCATGACTGTTCGGATGGCGGGTTGGCGGTCGCCTTGGTCGAATCCTGCATCTCCGGCCCAGCCGCCAGGCGAGGGGCTGTGGTAGGATTGGGTCTCGATACCTTGCGGCGGGATGCCCTCTTATTCGGTGAGAGCCAATCGCGGGTCGTCCTGTCGGTGAAGCCTGAGCTGGTCGAACAGATCCTGAAGCGTGCCGGGGAGGCCGGTGTTCCCGCGATGAAGATCGGGGCGGTCGGAGGCGATCGTGTCGTCATCGATGTGGAGAAGGGGCAATGGAGCGAGGGCTGCCGCATCGACCTCCCGGTCGATCAACTTTTTGAGCAGTGGGCCTTTTCAATCGAACGGACGCTGAACCAGGCGTGA
- the purQ gene encoding phosphoribosylformylglycinamidine synthase subunit PurQ has protein sequence MKIGVVVFPGSNCDHDCQHIFKDVLGQSVEMIWHKETSLAGLDAIVLPGGFSYGDYLRTGAIAKFSPVMGLVKEFAKGGGMVLGICNGFQILLEAGMLPGAMLRNKSLHFICKDLSVKVENAATSFTSACQPGQVLKIPIAHADGNYYTDPVTLAAMQANAQIVLRYCTPDGKVTPEANPNGSLDNIAGIINAAGNVLGMMPHPERCAETVLGNDDGKLIFLSMLESLKQSKKPLQMAPV, from the coding sequence ATGAAGATTGGCGTGGTGGTGTTTCCCGGCAGTAATTGCGATCATGACTGTCAGCATATCTTCAAGGATGTGCTGGGCCAGTCGGTGGAGATGATTTGGCACAAGGAGACCTCGTTGGCCGGGCTGGATGCGATTGTCCTGCCGGGCGGGTTTTCTTACGGCGACTATTTGCGAACTGGCGCCATCGCGAAGTTCTCTCCTGTGATGGGGTTGGTGAAGGAGTTCGCAAAGGGCGGCGGAATGGTGCTCGGTATCTGCAACGGGTTTCAGATTCTGCTCGAAGCGGGGATGCTGCCAGGGGCCATGCTCCGGAACAAGTCGCTGCATTTCATCTGCAAGGATCTGTCCGTGAAGGTCGAGAATGCGGCCACATCCTTTACCAGCGCCTGCCAGCCCGGTCAGGTGCTGAAGATTCCCATCGCTCATGCAGACGGGAACTATTACACCGATCCGGTCACGCTCGCGGCGATGCAGGCCAATGCGCAGATCGTCCTTCGCTATTGCACGCCGGATGGCAAGGTGACGCCGGAGGCGAATCCCAACGGCTCGCTGGACAACATCGCCGGGATCATCAATGCCGCGGGCAATGTGCTGGGCATGATGCCGCATCCGGAACGTTGCGCAGAGACAGTCTTGGGCAATGATGACGGGAAGCTGATTTTCCTGTCGATGCTGGAGTCGCTGAAGCAAAGCAAGAAGCCTTTGCAGATGGCGCCTGTCTAG
- the purS gene encoding phosphoribosylformylglycinamidine synthase subunit PurS, producing the protein MKAKIHVTLKQGILDPQGKAIEHALGSLGFKNAGNVRVGKYMEVEVNETDKAKADAAVKAMCEKLLANTIVEEYRYELG; encoded by the coding sequence GTGAAAGCCAAAATTCATGTGACATTGAAGCAAGGAATCTTGGACCCGCAAGGGAAGGCGATTGAGCATGCGCTTGGTTCGCTGGGATTCAAGAATGCGGGCAATGTGCGAGTCGGGAAGTACATGGAAGTGGAAGTGAATGAAACGGATAAGGCGAAAGCCGATGCCGCGGTGAAAGCCATGTGCGAAAAACTGCTGGCGAATACGATTGTGGAAGAATATCGGTACGAACTGGGTTAG
- a CDS encoding phosphoribosylaminoimidazolesuccinocarboxamide synthase: protein MTIGSMLYEGKAKKVFATDKPDQVVQYFKDDATAFNAQKRGTIVEKGVINNKISERLFVLLEQAGVPTHFVERLSDRELLTKKVAIVPVEVVVRNVVAGSLAKRLGLKEGDPIEPAIVEWYYKNDALGDPLIADEHIRLMQLATPEQMTEIKRLALKVNGVLQPFFRERQMILVDFKLEFGLHKGQLILADEISPDTCRFWDQTTKESMDKDRFRKDLGKIEEAYQEVLKRVCG from the coding sequence ATGACCATTGGTAGCATGCTTTACGAAGGCAAGGCGAAGAAGGTGTTCGCCACGGATAAGCCGGATCAGGTCGTCCAGTACTTTAAGGACGATGCGACGGCGTTCAATGCGCAGAAGCGCGGGACCATTGTTGAGAAGGGCGTCATCAACAACAAGATATCCGAGCGGCTGTTTGTGCTGCTGGAGCAGGCAGGGGTGCCGACGCATTTCGTCGAACGGTTGAGCGACCGGGAGCTGCTCACGAAGAAGGTTGCGATCGTGCCGGTCGAGGTGGTGGTCCGCAATGTCGTGGCCGGCAGTTTGGCCAAGCGGCTGGGGTTGAAAGAGGGTGACCCGATTGAGCCGGCCATTGTGGAATGGTATTACAAGAACGACGCGCTGGGTGATCCACTTATCGCCGATGAGCACATTCGATTGATGCAGCTGGCGACGCCGGAGCAGATGACGGAAATCAAGCGGCTCGCGTTGAAGGTGAATGGCGTGTTGCAGCCATTTTTTCGCGAGCGACAGATGATCCTCGTCGATTTCAAATTGGAGTTCGGGCTGCACAAGGGCCAGCTGATTCTGGCGGATGAGATTTCGCCGGACACCTGCCGCTTCTGGGACCAGACGACGAAGGAGTCGATGGATAAGGATCGGTTCCGGAAGGATTTGGGCAAGATCGAAGAGGCCTACCAGGAAGTTTTAAAAAGGGTGTGCGGATGA
- a CDS encoding chlorite dismutase family protein — protein MPRLMRLVVVLLVGLVLVSAAEAADRDKLLSEAGVYGTFAAFTLDEDWAKEDQATRIAYLTVLRGVVEQHREKLAIDLYLMRGLSDHADVMFRVHAVELRETQKFLLDLQSSLFGRHLKAAGIMHGLTKKANYVPGLPDQMKADLKTASEPGPKPYAIVIPIRKSADWWALDQDKRMALMKEHTEATLPYLKTVKRKLYHSSGLDDLDFITYFETSKLEDFHSLVLALEKVKEFQYVRRFGHPTLIGTAMSLPEIMEVLAQ, from the coding sequence ATGCCTAGGCTCATGCGTCTTGTGGTGGTGCTGTTGGTCGGGCTGGTGCTGGTGTCCGCTGCTGAGGCTGCCGATCGCGACAAGCTGCTGAGCGAGGCGGGCGTTTACGGCACCTTTGCGGCATTCACGCTGGATGAAGATTGGGCCAAAGAGGATCAAGCGACGCGGATCGCGTATTTGACGGTTTTGAGGGGAGTCGTTGAGCAGCATCGCGAGAAGCTGGCGATCGACCTCTATTTGATGCGCGGGCTGTCGGACCACGCGGATGTGATGTTTCGCGTGCATGCCGTTGAGCTGCGCGAAACGCAAAAGTTTCTGCTCGATCTTCAGAGCAGCCTGTTCGGTAGACATCTTAAGGCGGCCGGCATCATGCACGGATTGACCAAGAAGGCGAACTATGTGCCGGGGCTTCCGGACCAGATGAAGGCCGATCTCAAGACTGCCAGCGAGCCTGGGCCCAAGCCCTATGCGATCGTCATTCCGATCAGGAAGAGCGCCGACTGGTGGGCCCTCGATCAGGACAAGCGGATGGCGCTGATGAAAGAGCATACGGAAGCCACGCTGCCTTATCTTAAGACGGTCAAGCGGAAGCTGTACCACTCCAGCGGACTCGATGACCTGGACTTCATCACGTATTTTGAAACCTCCAAGCTGGAGGATTTTCATAGCCTGGTTTTGGCGTTGGAGAAGGTGAAAGAGTTTCAGTACGTGAGACGATTCGGGCACCCGACGTTGATCGGCACAGCCATGTCGTTGCCGGAGATCATGGAAGTCTTGGCGCAGTAG